Proteins encoded in a region of the Rutidosis leptorrhynchoides isolate AG116_Rl617_1_P2 chromosome 9, CSIRO_AGI_Rlap_v1, whole genome shotgun sequence genome:
- the LOC139868221 gene encoding uncharacterized protein, with amino-acid sequence MLVAAIMDIVNSPCDNVDEVRLKPMLSKKAAMRDIAAALQVVEEGGMYLDESPDDGKGLKGIGAKVLERVGLFRSNGSKQPEQESVKCGNKKKRVLFNKSSTFISCLWDDLQCQQVAVPFAAWALANWAMGSDVNRSRIQELDNDGQAIMNALVAPERSVKWHGSLVAKFMLQDQNLPFVPDWSLSLLSTVNQASKGDDVSLTRVALSAFLLSLERCPGAQKEVMEKSVYLMRETAKRMKKHESVQEALAKGLESLCLGNIHLSLDEGRKWTSILLRWVFGNTSSDATRSSAIKILSRVLEDYAPSSIPISQGWLAILLSDVLKYRATSLKGSAQPKDQVKTQIDQANIVSGSQAAKELASSVVSLAVNLLGTESLEDLNLLYIEPFAIPFKTIRKDSVPKVNAVDSALATLKGIKTMSEICSDDSSCQSRIIDCGIVPLLRRVLLRDDYEMLAASETYNASKDTDSRKSQPSNVPPVAHMRRHAARFLTGLSVHPKVKEFILSDKVWCDWLEDCANGKIPGCNDLKTRSYARATLLNIFCNDNNVNNDIEKKNRCPHFTEMIYLINPDLPHWKNQGTCESDVDSPWDNSGPVSRHSDPSFDVVFIHGLRGGPFKSWRLSECKSSSKSGLVEKIDEEAGKQGTFWPAEWLSSDFPHARMFSLKYKSNLTQWSGSSLPLQEVSSMLLEKLITAGIGDRPVVFVTHSMGGLVVKMMLHQARKESRDKIVNNTVGVVFYSCPHFGSKLADLPWQMGFILRPAPTIGELRRGSPRLIELNDFIRRLHRKGSLDVLSFCETKVTPIVEGYGGWAIRLEIVPIESSYPGYGEYVVLESTDHVNSCKPISKSDPSYSQTLNLLHNLRARTHK; translated from the exons ATGCTTGTTGCAGCGATTATGGATATTGTGAATTCACCTTGTGATAATGTGGATGAGGTTAGGTTGAAGCCTATGTTATCGAAAAAAGCTGCAATGAGAGATATTGCAGCTGCGTTACAGGTTGTTGAAGAAGGTGGTATGTATTTGGATGAATCACCAGATGATGGAAAAGGGTTGAAGGGGATTGGGGCTAAAGTTCTTGAACGGGTGGGCCTTTTCAGAAGTAATGGTTCGAAGCAGCCAGAGCAAGAAAGTGTAAAATGTGGTAATAAAAAGAAGAGGGTATTGTTTAACAAATCTTCTACGTTTATATCTTGTTTGTGGGACGATTTGCAATGTCAACAAGTTGCAGTTCCTTTTGCTGCATGGGCTTTAGCAAATTGGGCAATGGGTTCAGATGTGAATAGATCGCGTATTCAAGAATTGGACAATGATGGACAAGCTATCATGAATGCTTTGGTTGCACCGGAGAGATCTGTAAAATGGCACGGGAGTTTAGTGGCTAAGTTTATGTTACAAGACCAAAATCTACCTTTTGTACCCGATTGGAGTTTGAGTCTTCTTTCAACCGTGAACCAAGCGAGCAAAGGTGATGATGTTTCATTAACCCGTGTAGCTTTATCGGCCTTCTTGTTATCACTCGAAAGATGTCCCGGGGCTCAAAAGGAGGTGATGGAAAAGAGTGTTTATTTAATGAGAGAAACTGCTAAAAGAATGAAGAAACATGAGTCTGTACAAGAGGCATTAGCGAAAGGTTTAGAATCATTATGTTTAGGAAACATACATTTGAGTCTTGATGAAGGACGAAAGTGGACTAGCATTTTGCTTCGTTGGGTGTTTGGTAATACGTCTTCTGATGCTACTAGATCTTCGGCTATAAAGATTCTTTCTCGTGTTCTTGAAGACTATGCACCATCATCTATACCAATTTCTCAAGGTTGGTTAGCTATATTGCTTAGTGACGTTCTGAAATATAGAGCGACATCTCTTAAAGGGAGTGCTCAGCCTAAGGATCAAGTGAAG ACTCAAATAGACCAGGCCAACATTGTATCTGGCTCACAAGCTGCTAAGGAATTGGCTAGTTCTGTTGTTAGTTTAGCGGTTAATCTGTTGGGAACCGAGTCTTTGGAGGATCTTAATCTTCTGTACATCGAACCATTTGCCATACCGTTTAAAACTATACGAAAAGACAGTGTGCCTAAAGTAAACGCTGTAGATTCTGCATTAGCAACACTAAAAGGAATCAAAACAATGTCTGAAATTTGTAGTGATGACTCTTCATGTCAATCAAGAATAATCGATTGTGGTATAGTTCCATTACTACGCCGTGTTTTATTAAGAGACGATTATGAGATGTTAGCTGCAAGTGAAACATACAATGCATCGAAAGATACTGACTCTAGAAAAAGTCAACCATCAAATGTTCCACCTGTAGCACACATGCGCAGACACGCAGCTCGATTCTTAACTGGTCTatctgttcatccaaaagttaaagAATTCATATTAAGTGATAAAGTTTGGTGTGATTGGCTTGAAGATTGTGCAAATGGAAAAATCCCGGGTTGCAATGATCTCAAGACTCGAAGCTACGCTAGAGCtacattattaaatatattttgcaacGATAACAATGTAAATAATGATATAGAAAAAAAGAACAGGTGTCCTCATTTTACTGAGATGATATATCTAATCAACCCTGACCTACCTCACTGGAAAAATCAAGGAACGTGTGAATCTGATGTGGACTCACCATGGGATAATAGTGGGCCCGTGAGTCGTCACTCAGATCCTTCGTTTGATGTTGTATTTATCCATGGCCTGCGTGGTGGCCCGTTTAAGTCGTGGCGATTATCTGAATGCAAGTCGTCATCTAAATCTGGACTTGTAGAGAAGATTGATGAAGAAGCAGGAAAGCAAGGAACTTTTTGGCCTGCAGAATGGCTTTCGTCCGATTTTCCTCATGCCCGTATGTTTAGTCTAAAGTATAAG TCAAATCTTACACAATGGTCTGGATCAAGCTTACCCCTTCAG GAAGTGAGCTCAATGCTATTGGAAAAGCTAATTACTGCAGGAATTGGAGATCGACCGGTTGTATTCGTAACCCACAG CATGGGGGGTTTGGTTGTGAAGATGATGCTGCACCAGGCCAGGAAAGAAAGTAGGGATAAAATAGTCAATAACACCGTTGGTGTGGTATTTTATAGCTGTCCACATTTTGGTAGCAAACTTGCAGATTTGCCTTGGCAAATGGGTTTTATTCTACGCCCTGCACCAACG ATAGGAGAATTGAGAAGAGGTTCTCCAAGATTAATAGAGCTTAATGATTTTATTCGTCGTTTACATAGAAAAGGGTCTCTTGATGTTCTCAGTTTTTGCGAG ACTAAAGTAACTCCAATTGTTGAAGGCTATGGAGGTTGGGCCATCAGATTGGAAATAGTTCCTATTGAATCATCATATCCTGGATATGGTGAATACGTT